The region TATTGATTACAGAAAGTACCTACTTCGGAGAAGACCACCCACCCCGACAGGAAATAGAGAAAGCATTTATTGAGTCTATTTTTGATACAATTGATATCGGGGGTACGGTCATAATCCCTGCTTTTGCCATTGGGCGGACACAGGAAATTATGATGTTACTCCATTCGGAAAAGATACCGTGTTTTGTGGACGGCATGGGAGTGGCAATGACAGATGAGATGTTGAACCATCCGGAATATCTAAAAGATCCAAAAAAACTGGAACAGGCATTTGGTTTTGCTACTATTGTAAAGGGAAACAAGAGAAGTAAAATTCCTCTGGAAGGTTCGGTCATAGTAACAACTGCTGGAATGCTTAATGGCGGTCCTGTACTCTATTATCTGGACAAGAAAGCTGACGACCCGAAAACAAAAGTAATGCTTACAGGATACCAAGTCGAAGGGACAAATGGCAGACTTGCTCTTGACAGTGGTTTTCTTGAAATAAAAGACCGGATACAACATCTCAGGTGCAAACTGGAGCAATACGATTTTTCGGCCCATTGCGGGGATAAAGAGTTAAAAGGACTTGTAAGGGACTTTTGCGACAGGGGAACTGAAACAGTGTACACAATGCATGGGGATGATGCGGAAGGGTTCGCACAATGGATACGGGAGGAGATCGGTGTTGAGGCGTATGCCCCTGCAACCGGTGAAACCCTCATGACCCGGTGAAATCATTCCTTACTGCCCGGAGGTCATCCAGGGTATTAATATTTTGGAGGCAGGCAAGGGATGGATCTATTTTTTCAATTTCCGCTATATCCACTTCAACCATGTCATTCATTTCAAATACGGGTGACAGAATGAAATACCTGTTATCCCGCATCGATTTTTCAATGAGGGGAATCAGCAGGCAAGTCCGGTAAACTGCACAAAGGGGCTCATAACTGCCGTTTTTTCTTTTTATGAGAGCACAATCGTGGCCTTGGGACCTTGAGAAGAGCAATTCAACTATTTTCGGGTCAGGAAAGGGCATATCACAGGCTGTGACAAAAATATATTCATAGGAGGCAGTTTTTAGTCCTGCCAGTATGCCTGCAAGGGGGCCTACACCTTCATACTCGTCAAAAGCTGTCGGTAATTCTCCAGTAAGCCGAGCAAGCAAATTGTACTGGTGCTTATCCCGCAGGGATATTATTATTTCATCTACAAGCGGCTCAAGTGTATTGATTATCCGGCTGATTACAGGCGTCCCTTCAATCTCTATCAGGGCCTTTTCTTTATAACCAAAACGCTTTCCTTTCCCTCCTGCAAGTATCAGGGCCGAACGTGGCATAGTGCCAACAATCCCGGCATTGAATATTACACTTTCGCGCAATATCCGAAACAATTAAAGACCAGTATTATCAATCCATTATGCATGGAACAAAATCCGGAAAAAAAAGAAGTAGCAGAAATGGCCAGGATAGTATTAGCAGCAGCCAGAACTGCTCCAAAGGGCAAGGGAATTGATGATATAGTAACTGCCCTGGCCGATAGGAAAGATATGGAAGATATCGCGACCGAGATGGAAAAGATCGCTGATGAAAAGGGTGATGGATTCCAGTTCCTGAAAAGGGATGCAGCAAATGTCAGACAGGCGGATGCCTTTATAGCTATAGGAGTAAAACATTCCGAGCCACTTAAATTGAACTGTGCTGCCTGCGGCTTTGCAACATGTGCAGATATGAAATCTCAAAAACGGACAGAAGGAGATTATGCGGGTCCTAACTGTGCTTTCAAGAACATAGATCTCGGTATTGCTATTGGATCTGCTGTGGCCAAAGCAAAAGACCTGTGCATAGATAACCGCATTATGTACTCGGCAGGAAGTGCTGCACGTTCCCTGGGATTGATTGAAGCGGATGTCGTTCTGGGCATTCCATTAAGTGTTTCAGGCAAGAACCCTTTCTTTGACAGGAAATGGCCCTGAACATCAGGTTATACCACGACGACGTTCACTGCGATACTCGTCCACAAGGGATTTTAATTTCTCTTCCTCTTTTTCCTTTTTCCAGTGATCAGCTTTGCCAAACCAGTTTTCAATTGCATTTTTCAGAACTTCAGGAGATACAACTGCAAAATCACCCTCTTTTTGTATTTCCAGGTCTTCAAGTACTGGAATACTTTTTTCAAAAAATACCTCTTTTGCCGCATAAGATATTCCTGCAGGCACAATAAGCGCCGTAGGGGAATAATCGGCAAGCAGGCCAGCAGTTGAAGCACTCCCCCCACTGGGGTCTTGGAAATAAACGACATCTCCTTTTTTTAGGCCATATATATCTGCTACATTCAAGATGGCTTCACGACTAAAGGAGGAAATAACCTTCACAGGAATGCCTTCACCCCTGCTTTCCATCTTTTTAATACTTTTAAGACGTTTTACCTGAGCCTTAGAATCATGAAGCCTATTATTCAGACGTTTGATATCCTTTTTAAGGTTTGCAATTTTCTTATTACGGATTGAAATCTCTTTTTCCTTCTGTAGTTTAATGCGTTCAGTTTCACGCATTTGCCGAATTTTTGATTCAAGATTGGAGATTGTACTATCCCTTGACCTGCGTTGGTCAATGAGCTCTTTCACATATTCCTGTAATTCAGCAATCTCCAGGTCCCTGCGTTTGAGCTTTTCTGTCATTTTACGATAGGTTTCATCATCAATCCCGCCAGAAAGGGAGTCAGAGGTTTCTGCTACGCTTTTTTGGGCCTTAGTTGGTTGTTTCTTTTCTTTCAAAGAATT is a window of Methanohalophilus mahii DSM 5219 DNA encoding:
- a CDS encoding MBL fold metallo-hydrolase, translated to MLIDFKGGCREVGRSAILVNEDILIDYGIKPGERPDYPVDGIFPKSIFVSHGHLDHCGAVPNLMDLSPEVYMTHMTSRFTEILGRDTLKISERRGLPEPYDEGDLQKLSQITRRKHFGEEVRTNDYLARIYSAGHIPGASSIYLEDKKGESLLYTGDISTDDSRLVSKADTMPDADILITESTYFGEDHPPRQEIEKAFIESIFDTIDIGGTVIIPAFAIGRTQEIMMLLHSEKIPCFVDGMGVAMTDEMLNHPEYLKDPKKLEQAFGFATIVKGNKRSKIPLEGSVIVTTAGMLNGGPVLYYLDKKADDPKTKVMLTGYQVEGTNGRLALDSGFLEIKDRIQHLRCKLEQYDFSAHCGDKELKGLVRDFCDRGTETVYTMHGDDAEGFAQWIREEIGVEAYAPATGETLMTR
- the mobA gene encoding molybdenum cofactor guanylyltransferase → MRESVIFNAGIVGTMPRSALILAGGKGKRFGYKEKALIEIEGTPVISRIINTLEPLVDEIIISLRDKHQYNLLARLTGELPTAFDEYEGVGPLAGILAGLKTASYEYIFVTACDMPFPDPKIVELLFSRSQGHDCALIKRKNGSYEPLCAVYRTCLLIPLIEKSMRDNRYFILSPVFEMNDMVEVDIAEIEKIDPSLACLQNINTLDDLRAVRNDFTGS
- a CDS encoding ferredoxin domain-containing protein, which codes for MEQNPEKKEVAEMARIVLAAARTAPKGKGIDDIVTALADRKDMEDIATEMEKIADEKGDGFQFLKRDAANVRQADAFIAIGVKHSEPLKLNCAACGFATCADMKSQKRTEGDYAGPNCAFKNIDLGIAIGSAVAKAKDLCIDNRIMYSAGSAARSLGLIEADVVLGIPLSVSGKNPFFDRKWP